The Manis javanica isolate MJ-LG chromosome 4, MJ_LKY, whole genome shotgun sequence genome contains a region encoding:
- the LOC108387798 gene encoding LOW QUALITY PROTEIN: tripartite motif-containing protein 16-like (The sequence of the model RefSeq protein was modified relative to this genomic sequence to represent the inferred CDS: inserted 2 bases in 1 codon; substituted 1 base at 1 genomic stop codon) gives MQAVFEEEGQLVKETAKQQPKGKKLEAIKSCLQCMVSLCEQHLHSHFEDPMFQDHQLLDPMWDLKNRLCRKHHKLQQLYCRTEGSCVCGVCLLEEHRNHDTVPLEEERAHKEVEVRKMLANVENQMLIITSNSQKHQEQVAFLSKRIQTTGDAVNSCFSEIIQEIKQLQGKVLDFVEKEVAAALGKLGSSIQQSHNRLLKLEGDSIXLHTLLTNRNDQQFLQARPHHFCRLMHSPACKEPLMGINFEEKHTFLHLPETLAELQTQLRHVGVSFINQLLQKGIEMNSYEVLPPAMDRHTLLKCYCNLNFDPTTASEELFLFKETHSVLNLGILLEDVTAAGGPFAGFKQWPQVLCSRGLSEGRHYWEVEVSNSWVCLGVTYRRRPTLSGRPRRNIVHLLGRNPYSWCLEWDSLKFSVWHNNTQTVLHGSYHRSLGVALGCGAGCXSFYGVAGGLSLLYRFLDPFLEPLYPAVTVSSAASVTLRQRPGRRRRQ, from the exons ATGCAG GCAGTCTTTGAGGAGGAAGGGCAACTTGTTAAGGAGACTGCAAAACAACAGCCGAAGGGAAAG AAGCTCGAGGCCATCAAGTCATGCCTGCAGTGCATGGTCTCCCTGTGTGAGCAGCACCTGCACAGTCACTTTGAGGACCCGATGTTCCAGGACCACCAGCTGCTGGATCCCATGTGGGATCTCAAGAACCGCTTGTGCCGGAAGCACCACAAGCTGCAGCAGCTGTACTGCCGCACAGAAGGCAGCTGCGTGTGTGGGGTCTGTTTGCTGGAGGAGCACAGGAACCATGACACTGTCCCCCTGGAGGAGGAGCGCGCCCACAAGGAG gttGAGGTTCGGAAGATGCTGGCCAATGTGGAGAACCAGATGCTAATCATCACCTCCAACAGCCAGAAGCACCAGGAGCAGGTGGCCTTTCTCTCG AAAAGGATCCAGACAACAGGCGATGCGGTGAACAGCTGCTTCTCAGAGATCATCCAGGAGATCAAACAGCTGCAGGGGAAGGTCTTGGATTTTGTGGAAAAAGAGGTGGCAGCTGCCCTAGGAAAGTTGGGCAGCTCCATCCAGCAGAGCCACAATCGGCTCCTGAAGCTGGAGGGGGACAGCATCTGACTCCACACCCTGCTCACCAACAGGAACGACCAGCAATTTCTGCAGGCAAGGCCCCACCAT TTCTGCAGGCTGATGCACTCCCCAGCTTGCAAGGAACCCCTAATGGGCATCAACTTTGAGGAGAAGCATACCTTCCTCCACTTGCCAGAGACCCTGGCAGAGCTCCAGACCCAGCTGAGGCACGTGGGTGTCAGCTTCATCAACCAGCTCCTCCAGAAGG GCATTGAGATGAACTCCTATGAAGTACTGCCCCCAGCTATGGACAGGCACACACTTCTCAAATGT TACTGCAACCTGAACTTTGACCCCACCACAGCCAGCGAGGAGCTGTTCCTGTTCAAGGAAACGCACTCAGTGCTGAACCTGGGCATCCTCCTGGAGGATGTTACGGCCGCGGGCGGCCCCTTCGCGGGCTTCAAGCAGTGGCCGCAGGTGCTGTGCTCGCGCGGCCTGTCCGAGGGCCGCCACTACTGGGAGGTCGAGGTGTCCAACTCGTGGGTGTGCCTGGGCGTCACCTACCGCCGCCGCCCAACGCTCAGCGGCCGCCCGCGCCGCAACATCGTCCACCTGCTGGGCCGCAACCCCTACTCGTGGTGCCTGGAGTGGGACTCGCTCAAGTTCTCCGTGTGGCACAACAACACGCAGACGGTGCTGCACGGCTCCTACCACCGCTCGCTCGGCGTGGCGCTCGGCTGTGGTGCCGGCTG CTCCTTCTACGGCGTGGCGGGCGGCCTGAGCCTCCTCTACCGCTTCCTCGACCCCTTCCTGGAGCCGCTCTACCCCGCGGTCACGGTCAGCAGCGCCGCCTCCGTCACGCTCAGGCAGCGCCCGGGGCGTAGGCGACGCCAATAA
- the SLC16A5 gene encoding monocarboxylate transporter 6 isoform X1 produces the protein MPQIRERTEGCWAWVVLVASLVTQGLTLGFPTCAGIFFTELQHEFQASNSETSWFPSILTAMLHAGGPLCSVLVGRFGCRVTVMLGGVLASLGMVASSFCYTLSQFYLTAGFITGLGLCFSFQATITVLGFYFSRRQALANALASVGVSLGITLWPLLSRYLLEDLGWRGTFLVFGGVFLHCCVSGAILRPVATSLAPETIEGPLPPSKTLAPGCLTACGRTIRSYLAFDILWHNAGYRVYTLGVMWMVLGLVLPHVFLVPYALWHGVDEHRAALLVSIIGFSNIFLRPMAGLVAGRQNFAGYRKYLFSLATLLSGLASLVCAASADFRVLVVYCLVSSVSTSGIGALLFQVLMDIVPMDRFSSALGLFTILESISILISPPLAGFVLDTTTNFSYLFYMSSFFLISAALFMGGSFYALQKKEKKGREVKAEGTIPEVAPERNLIVEGTDGSEKRPCTEIVYVTSV, from the exons ATGCCCCAGATCCGGGAGCGCACAGAGGGCTGCTGGGCCTGGGTGGTACTGGTGGCCTCCCTGGTGACCCAAGGCCTCACCCTGGGCTTCCCCACATGCGCTGGCATCTTCTTCACCGAACTGCAGCATGAGTTCCAGGCCAGCAACAGTGAGACCTCCTGGTTCCCCTCCATCCTGACAGCCATGCTCCATGCAGGGG GACCCCTGTGCAGCGTGCTGGTGGGACGCTTTGGCTGCAGAGTGACGGTAATGCTGGGGGGCGTGCTGGCCAGCCTGGGCATGGTGGCCAGCTCCTTCTGCTACACCCTTAGTCAGTTCTACCTCACAGCAGGATTCATCACAG GCCTGGGTTTGTGCTTCAGCTTCCAGGCAACCATCACGGTGCTGGGTTTTTACTTCAGCCGCCGGCAGGCGCTGGCCAATGCGCTGGCCTCGGTGGGAGTTTCCCTGGGCATCACACTCTGGCCGCTGCTCTCCCGCTATCTCCTGGAGGACCTGGGCTGGAGGGGCACCTTCCTTGTCTTCGGCGGGGTTTTTCTCCACTGCTGTGTCAGCGGGGCCATCCTGAGGCCTGTAGCTACCAGCTTGGCTCCTGAGACCATAGAAGGCCCACTTCCACCTTCCAAGACACTTGCGCCCGGCTGCCTGACAGCGTGTGGTCGAACCATCCGGAGCTACCTGGCCTTCGACATCCTGTGGCACAATGCAGGCTACCGCGTGTACACGCTGGGTGTCATGTGGATGGTCCTGGGTCTCGTCCTGCCACATGTCTTCCTAGTGCCATACGCCTTGTGGCACGGGGTGGATGAGCACAGGGCGGCCCTGCTTGTCTCCATCATCGGCTTTAGCAACATCTTCCTGCGGCCCATGGCTGGGCTGGTGGCAGGCAGGCAGAACTTTGCTGGCTACCGCAAATACCTGTTCAGCCTGGCAACCCTGCTCAGCGGGCTCGCCAGCCTGGTGTGTGCGGCATCAGCTGACTTCCGGGTGCTGGTGGTTTACTGCCTGGTATCTAGTGTGTCCACGAGTGGCATTGGTGCCCTCCTCTTTCAGGTCCTCATGGACATTGTCCCCATGGACCGGTTCTCCAGTGCCCTGGGCCTCTTCACCATCCTAGAGAGCATCTCCATTCTCATCTCCCCGCCACTGGCTG GGTTCGTTCTGGACACCACCACCAACTTTAGCTATCTTTTCTACATGTCAAGCTTCTTCCTCATCTCAGCTGCCCTCTTCATGGGTGGTAGCTTCTATGCCCTgcagaagaaggagaagaaaggcagagaggTGAAGGCCGAAGGAACCATCCCAGAGGTGGCCCCAGAGCGGAACCTCATCGTAGAGGGCACAGATGGTTCTGAGAAGCGACCGTGCACTGAGATCGTGTACGTGACCAGCGTCTGA
- the SLC16A5 gene encoding monocarboxylate transporter 6 isoform X2, producing the protein MPQIRERTEGCWAWVVLVASLVTQGLTLGFPTCAGIFFTELQHEFQASNRPLCSVLVGRFGCRVTVMLGGVLASLGMVASSFCYTLSQFYLTAGFITGLGLCFSFQATITVLGFYFSRRQALANALASVGVSLGITLWPLLSRYLLEDLGWRGTFLVFGGVFLHCCVSGAILRPVATSLAPETIEGPLPPSKTLAPGCLTACGRTIRSYLAFDILWHNAGYRVYTLGVMWMVLGLVLPHVFLVPYALWHGVDEHRAALLVSIIGFSNIFLRPMAGLVAGRQNFAGYRKYLFSLATLLSGLASLVCAASADFRVLVVYCLVSSVSTSGIGALLFQVLMDIVPMDRFSSALGLFTILESISILISPPLAGFVLDTTTNFSYLFYMSSFFLISAALFMGGSFYALQKKEKKGREVKAEGTIPEVAPERNLIVEGTDGSEKRPCTEIVYVTSV; encoded by the exons ATGCCCCAGATCCGGGAGCGCACAGAGGGCTGCTGGGCCTGGGTGGTACTGGTGGCCTCCCTGGTGACCCAAGGCCTCACCCTGGGCTTCCCCACATGCGCTGGCATCTTCTTCACCGAACTGCAGCATGAGTTCCAGGCCAGCAACA GACCCCTGTGCAGCGTGCTGGTGGGACGCTTTGGCTGCAGAGTGACGGTAATGCTGGGGGGCGTGCTGGCCAGCCTGGGCATGGTGGCCAGCTCCTTCTGCTACACCCTTAGTCAGTTCTACCTCACAGCAGGATTCATCACAG GCCTGGGTTTGTGCTTCAGCTTCCAGGCAACCATCACGGTGCTGGGTTTTTACTTCAGCCGCCGGCAGGCGCTGGCCAATGCGCTGGCCTCGGTGGGAGTTTCCCTGGGCATCACACTCTGGCCGCTGCTCTCCCGCTATCTCCTGGAGGACCTGGGCTGGAGGGGCACCTTCCTTGTCTTCGGCGGGGTTTTTCTCCACTGCTGTGTCAGCGGGGCCATCCTGAGGCCTGTAGCTACCAGCTTGGCTCCTGAGACCATAGAAGGCCCACTTCCACCTTCCAAGACACTTGCGCCCGGCTGCCTGACAGCGTGTGGTCGAACCATCCGGAGCTACCTGGCCTTCGACATCCTGTGGCACAATGCAGGCTACCGCGTGTACACGCTGGGTGTCATGTGGATGGTCCTGGGTCTCGTCCTGCCACATGTCTTCCTAGTGCCATACGCCTTGTGGCACGGGGTGGATGAGCACAGGGCGGCCCTGCTTGTCTCCATCATCGGCTTTAGCAACATCTTCCTGCGGCCCATGGCTGGGCTGGTGGCAGGCAGGCAGAACTTTGCTGGCTACCGCAAATACCTGTTCAGCCTGGCAACCCTGCTCAGCGGGCTCGCCAGCCTGGTGTGTGCGGCATCAGCTGACTTCCGGGTGCTGGTGGTTTACTGCCTGGTATCTAGTGTGTCCACGAGTGGCATTGGTGCCCTCCTCTTTCAGGTCCTCATGGACATTGTCCCCATGGACCGGTTCTCCAGTGCCCTGGGCCTCTTCACCATCCTAGAGAGCATCTCCATTCTCATCTCCCCGCCACTGGCTG GGTTCGTTCTGGACACCACCACCAACTTTAGCTATCTTTTCTACATGTCAAGCTTCTTCCTCATCTCAGCTGCCCTCTTCATGGGTGGTAGCTTCTATGCCCTgcagaagaaggagaagaaaggcagagaggTGAAGGCCGAAGGAACCATCCCAGAGGTGGCCCCAGAGCGGAACCTCATCGTAGAGGGCACAGATGGTTCTGAGAAGCGACCGTGCACTGAGATCGTGTACGTGACCAGCGTCTGA